GGAAAACGGAAGTCCTGTACTCAAGAAAATCACAGCAGCCACTGATTGTGGAATGGTAATCAATCCAACTGGAGCCAACCATCAAGTGAGGGGAGGAATCGTAGATGGAATGGGGCATGCGATGTACGGTAACTTGACTTTTGAGAATGGACTTCCTACTCAGAAGAATTTTGATAAATACCGACTCATCAGGATGAAAGAAGTACCACAAATTGATGTGCATTATGTAGATAGTGGATTTGATCCTACTGGATTGGGTGAACCAGCGCTTCCTCCTACAGGTGGTGCGGTGGCCAACGCTATATACAAAGCCACTAAAAGAAGACTGAGAAGACAACCATTCATAGAACAAGAAGAATTCTCAGATCTTAACTTAGAAATCAAACGAGCTTAATCACTTGCTTTGACGTTCCATGCTTAATTATACAACAAGACCTCTCAGGAATTCTGAGAGGTCTTTCTTTAGGTCATAAAATTTTATTGAATGGTTTAAATTTCATCCATTCCTCTTTCTTCCCAAAAAGGCCCTTCTAACTGTAATTCTTTATTTTGAGAATCAATTCGATAGGAGATTTCCATTTTATCTTTCGCTTGTTCGTGGATGGCTAAGCAGGCATTAAAATGAACCAACACAAATGACAAAGTCAATTTCCCTGAGGAATTGGTTTCAAAATCAGGCTTCCCTTCTAACACGACTTGTTCCGCGACAGCTCCTTCTTTTTTGAAGTAATAAGAAAGGAATATCCCCAATTCATTTTCCTTGTCTGCAATGATCCTAGGTATACCTTGATTAGGGTCTTCTAATTCTTCTTTTGTAAGTTTTAATGTCCAAGTCTCTTTCATCAATCAAATTTCAATGGTACAAAAATCTAACATTAGATTATAAGTATTTTCTCCATTTCATTATCCAAAAACTCTAAGGTATTGCTTCCTACCTGTATTCCATACTTTGGAAAAAACAAAAACAAAGATCTCAAGAAAACTGTTAATTTCATCCTATGAAGTATCCCGTTTACCTAGATTACAATGCAACTACTCCATGTGCTCCAGAAGTTATAGAGGCTATGATACCTTGGTTTCAACAACATTTTGGGAATGCTTCCAGTAAATCTCATGCTTTTGGCTGGGTTGCGGAGGATGCTGTTGAAATTGCCAGAGAGCAAGTTGCGAATTTACTGGGAGCTAGATCCAAGGAAATTATTTTTACTTCAGGGGCAACAGAAGCGATTAATTTAGCAATTAAGGGCACTTTTGAACTCTATAAGGGAGAAAAACAGCATTATATCACTTGTCAGACGGAACACAAGGCCGTCTTGGATACCATGGCCGAATTGGAGAAAGAAGGTGCTGATGTCACTTATCTACCTGTGGACCATGAAGGAAATATTAGCTATCAGGAATTAAAGGATACTATCTTACCTCATACAAAAATGATTGCCTTGATGTGGGCAAATAATGAAACAGGTATAATTCATCCAATAGAGGAAATATCTGAATTGGCTGAAACAAATGATATTATTTTTTTAACAGACGCTGTTCAAGCTGCAGGTAAGATTCCACTTCACAATAGAGGAATCCATTTGATGGCTATCTCAGCGCATAAATTTTATGGACCCAAGGGAGTAGGAGCACTTTTTATACGCCACAATCATTCTCTTCCTAAACCTTTGGCACAAATCACAGGAGGAGGACATGAAAAAGGTTTTAGAAGCGGCACATTAAATGTTCCAGGAATAGTAGGTATGGGAAAGGCTGCCGAAATGAGAATGGAAGAAATGGAAACCGAAATTTCCAAAATGTCCTTATTGCGTAATCAATTGGAAGAAAGCATATTAGAAATCCCAGGAACCAAACTGAACGGAAGTCAAAACAATCGATTACCTCATGTTTCAAATATTGCTTTCGAAGGAACAGAAGGCGAGGAATTATTGAGAAAGGTGTGTCAACAGGTAGCTGTTAGTTCGGGTTCTGCTTGTACAAGTATCTCTCCAAAACCTTCCCATGTACTCCAAGCGATGGGCCTAGAGCATGAATTAGGTAGATCTTCCATACGCTTCAGTTTGGGAAGAAATACGACCGAACAAGAAATTTTAGATACTGTGGAGTGGGTGACTCATGTGGTGACAGAACTCAGGAAATTGAATTAATTCTTATAGATTCAAATCTCTTAAATCAGCTTCCGTATCCACATCCGTTTTACCTTTCGCAAAAGTTACTAGCTCAAGATCTTCTTCATTGGCCTGAGCAATACTTTTTCCTCCTTCGTCACCCGTTAAAGCTAATAATTGCGTGAAATATTTTTTATCAAAAAGTATAGGGACTCCAAAAGTTTTGGAGTATTTACAGGCAACGATTCCTTTTCCTGATTTCGCCTGAGCATCAATTAATTTGTCAATGATTTTTGAATCTACAAAAGGTTGGTCACAGAGCATAATCACCACTTGATCAACAGGCTCGATCTTTTGAAGGTATTCTAATCCTTTTACTAAGGTTGAAGACATTCCTTTTTCCCATTTTGGATTGGGGATATTTGGGATACTTGCTCCTGAGAAAGTCTTTTTGATTTCATCTTTAAAAGCTCCTAAAACCAAAACTCTTTTATCTGCTTTGGATCCATTTGCTGCATCTATTGCCAATTGCAATAAAGTCTTGTCCTTGTATCGGGCAATTTGTTTTGGATAACCTAATCTGGAGGATTCTCCAGCTGCTAATATTACGATCCCTGTTCTTGGGTTGCTCATGCTATTTCCTCGTGTATGGGGCCTTCCTTATCTTTTAAGAAACCTCCATTTTTTCCTGCTAAAACCGCTTTGATTTCAGCTAAAATTGATAATGCAATTTCTTCGGAACCTTCGGCTCCAATATCTAATCCCATTGGGGAGTAAAGATTGTCCTTTTCAATGGATA
Above is a window of Algoriphagus machipongonensis DNA encoding:
- a CDS encoding cysteine desulfurase family protein; its protein translation is MKYPVYLDYNATTPCAPEVIEAMIPWFQQHFGNASSKSHAFGWVAEDAVEIAREQVANLLGARSKEIIFTSGATEAINLAIKGTFELYKGEKQHYITCQTEHKAVLDTMAELEKEGADVTYLPVDHEGNISYQELKDTILPHTKMIALMWANNETGIIHPIEEISELAETNDIIFLTDAVQAAGKIPLHNRGIHLMAISAHKFYGPKGVGALFIRHNHSLPKPLAQITGGGHEKGFRSGTLNVPGIVGMGKAAEMRMEEMETEISKMSLLRNQLEESILEIPGTKLNGSQNNRLPHVSNIAFEGTEGEELLRKVCQQVAVSSGSACTSISPKPSHVLQAMGLEHELGRSSIRFSLGRNTTEQEILDTVEWVTHVVTELRKLN
- a CDS encoding nucleotidyltransferase family protein; this encodes MSNPRTGIVILAAGESSRLGYPKQIARYKDKTLLQLAIDAANGSKADKRVLVLGAFKDEIKKTFSGASIPNIPNPKWEKGMSSTLVKGLEYLQKIEPVDQVVIMLCDQPFVDSKIIDKLIDAQAKSGKGIVACKYSKTFGVPILFDKKYFTQLLALTGDEGGKSIAQANEEDLELVTFAKGKTDVDTEADLRDLNL